The genomic interval TGTTAAGTACAGTATTATTTAAAGCATCACCAAGACATTATAGTTCTCCGTTAGACATTAGACATTTTATTTGGCTCCTGTAAATCTTGTCTTATTTTAGTTAATATATTTTGCAATGTTGTGAAAGTATTTACGAACTATGTTATTTATTGTGAATTCCCATAAACATGATAAAAAGGTGTCTGTGTATTGCCTTGAAATAAACTAGGCAGCAAAAACATCCTGTGAATGCAACACATGAACTAGGCCTACAGCAAAATCCAAACATGCTTTTCTCATTGTAGTACATTTGAAGAAGAGCCTTTAACTCACTTGTTTTCCTATTTCATTACCCACATGTAGGCTAGAGGATCACTTTGGATTTTATCATAAGCACAATATTCTTGAAATAGACAATATTGTacacaatatttttttattgaatgATTATTGAAGATATGGATCGTTTTATTCCCAACAAATTATAACGCAAATGTGTGCAACACTCAGCTGATCCTAAATCTTCGGTTAGGGCAGATAAAaaggtttattattattattattattatttatttgggGCAACAAAAATGTGGGGGCGGGGCTTCCTTCATAGCTGATCAAGCTGTCTGCGATTTTACTGGCGCAAAACATCCAACACCTACGTGACGTCACACGAGAGGGAATTTTCAAACACTGAAGGAGCGCACCGAACTGAAGGGGAAAGATAAACAAAGGCGACGTTCAAAATGCAAAGACCCGCGTAAGTACAATACTGTAATATTATGTGAAGTGTTCATTAGTTAACCAACAATTGTGGTTGTGTTTGTAAGCAGTTAAATAACGACAGCTAACAAGGTAGCGAGCAGTTAGCATTTTAACTAGCTAAGTAAACTAGCTAGCCCGGCTGATATTAACCCTGATTGATATCAGGCTAACAGTGGCTTGCTAGCTATCTCTACTGGTATCATGTTGAATGTAATGTTTGCCAGTTTAGCAAGCTACTCCAACACAATAAATAGACGTTAGCCAACGCAACAAATTGAGACACGCCAGTTTGCGTTGTTCACTTCACCATGTAACTTCTGAAGGGTGGGCTGACTTTGTAGCCAGCAGATCTGACCCGCTTGCTTACAACTGCACTAGTGTCTGACAGGCTTCCTATGTAGCTTAAGACACAACACGGAACCAGTGCAAGATATCTCAGAAAAGGTACCTCAATCCAGGAATGAGAAATGCCTTGTACTccgaattgtcccattatcccaacagttactgactggctgacacTGCCAGTCCAAAATGGCTGCTGTGGCTTCTGCTACTTAGCATGAGGATGAAAAGGATAGTTTTCTGAGAAATATCTGGCGCTGGTTCCATGGTGTCTTAATCTACACAAATACAGTAGCCAGCAGAACTGACCCGCTTGCTTAAAGCTGCACTAGGGTCGGATCTGCTGGCTACTGTATTTGTAGCTAGCTATGTGTTAGCTATGCTAGCCATGTCTTTCTGCTGTGTTTTCCAGCCACTTTCTTGAAGTCCAACACTGTAAATGTAGCTACTCAACCTGTAAATGCCCCTCATTAATTTCACAGAAAGGGCAAAACTCCAAGGAGGCCAGCCCTGAAGAAAACTTCCCACACACAAAAAGACCCAGTTGGTGTAAGTTGGTTGTCACTGTCAGCTGTCACCTCAATCAATAGTTACTAAAATCAAGTTGATAATGAATAAATAAGGTATATGTAGCTAATGAATAACACATCTTATGGTGATTTGCCGTGTGCAGGTGTACTGCCGTATCCGCCCTTTAGGAGCTGCAGATGAGGAGTGTTGTATTGACATGATCAGCAGCACCACCATTCAGCTGCATGCACCTGATGGCATCAAAGCCAACCGCAATGGGGAATACAAAGAGGTACAGGTTGAACACAGCTAGCTACATTACATTTCTCTCTATGATGCATCTTCCTCTGTAATCTCACACTGAACGTGTTTCTTTCACAGACCCAGTACTCCTTCAAAAAAGTGTTTGGAATCCAAACCTCCCAAATAGAGTTGTTTGAGGATGTTGCCAAACCACTTGTGGATGACCTCATTCACTGCAAGAACGGTAAGTGAGCAAAATTGCCCATTTTATTTTAAACACATCTGATTTTAAGTATTCCGTTTCGACGTGGCGTTGAGCGGCGATTTGTTTTCTTTGCTGTCCATAGGATTGCTCTTCACTTATGGCGTCACAGGCAGTGGAAAGACGTTTACCATGACGGGGTCTCCTGGAGAAGGTGGACTCCTGCCTCGCTCTCTGGACATGCTCTTCAACAGCATCGGTCCATTACAGGCCAAGAGATTTGTAAGACTTCTTTTACATCATGTCTCTGGTTGTAcaactcttgtcctccagagcctCATTGTATGCTTTTGCCCTTGTCTTTTCATCAGAGATGGATTTATACATTGAACCGGATGTGTTGATACACTAGCCAATCAATTAAGTGCTTGTGAGAGACTTAACTTTGAGTTGGCCATTTTATTCAACAGCTAATATGTGCAAAAAGCCAATATTATTTTACTATTTGAATTTCAGGTTCTCCAAATGTTAAATTGAGCGCTAAACCCGAGACGTCTAGCTTTCAAATGTTCAATCTTGCAGGTGTTTAGGGCAGACGACAAGAACGGCATGGAGATCCAAGGTCAGGTGGACGCTCTCctggagagacagaagagagaatcGAATCAACAGTCCGCAGTGCCCAAAACACCCTCTTCAAAGTATGCATGGGGTTCTATAAGCCAAACGGGTTTCATGCACACCTTTGTGATCACCCTCAGCTGTCAATAATCTAGCATCTATTTACATCTTTCATTCATAGATTTTAGTGTATCAGAGACTATTTGGATGACAAAAAGACAACCTGTTAAAATGATATTGGAGATGGCTGAAAATGACCTTTTCACTTTCTTGATTGTTGAAGCTGCTTTGAGACTGAGGTTTTGTGTTGGTTCTGTCCTTCAGGCAAAAACCTGACCCAGAGTTCGCAGACATGATCAGTCCAGAGGAGGCTTGCAAATGTGAGGGAGTCGACGAGGACAGCTGCTACAGTGTGTTTGTATCCTACATAGAAATATACAATAACTACATCTACGATCTGCTGGAAGAAGCTCCATTCGACCCCATACGACCCAAGTAAGTCCAGgctttgttgtgttacaggtaGTTATGTATTGTTGTGTAATTTGAATTTAAAAGGATATGTAAAGGGAGACCAGTAAATCATTCTGGAAGAGTGGTTCAACCGCACTCCTTTGCTGTCATTTGTGTCTTCTAAAGTTAATGTTAGTTTGAAGTATGCACCAGTCAATGTAACATGTATTGTAGGTTAGAGATGTcaaatgttttgtgtttttgttaGGCGTCCCGGTGGAGTCACACCTCTACGGAACCCTGAGTTGATGTACGTGGTTGGTGTAGAACTAGCCTGGGACCACACTCATCACTAGCTTTGTTTCACCTTTTGAAGCAGTTTAATCTATTTGGTCCCAGGCTAAGTGTATACAGTTTAAAAGTAGAAAACATGGCTGAATTATCTAGCCATCATCCTTCCCCTACATCCCCTCCCAATCTAAAACCCTGCATATAATACGTATGGTACCGTCATCCCATCCCAATCTAAAACCCTGCATATAATACGTATAGTATGTAgtgttattatacagtatatagtagtgtgtgtgtgtgtatacaataTAAACATGTAGTATTACAATTGGAGTACCTATTTGCTTTTAACCCTCTGCCTCTGGTTGCCTTTGTAGAGGTAGTGCTTTACGCTCTGCCGATTATCATGAGATTGGTGTAAACGCGTCCTTGAATGGCTGCGGTGAAGCTGATCTGTGCTGCGCCTGGGAAGCTTGACATAATGCATGTCTTTTACCTGTTGTTTTAACATAGTCATGTTGACTCGTTTCGCTTGTGGTTATAGTCTAGTTTATTTGTTGTAGGCTGTGTGGTTAACCTTATTGTTGCTCTCCACTGTTGCAGACCGCCTCAATCAAAGATTTTACGCGAGGACCAGAACCACAACATGTATGTGTCAGGATGCACAGAGGTCGAGGTGAAGTCCACAGAGGAAGCCTTCGAAGTGTTTTGGCGAGGTGAGTGGGATTTGAGTAATTCCTTTTTTTTGAAGGAAACATCTTTGATTGTATTCGTCTAAATTGTTTGCTTTCGTCCAGGTCAAAAGAAAAGGAGGATTGCCAATACTCAGCTGAACCGCGAGTCCAGTCGCTCACACAGTGTGTTCATCGTCAAACTGGCACAGGCTCCGCTGGACGCAGATGGAGACCACATTCTACAGGTGACTTTGAACCTCGCATCTTTTATATCTTGCAGATACAGGTCTTCCATATAGAAGAGAAGACAAAATCCACTACCTTGACCCAGGGATGGAACAAGGATTTTTTTTGGCCACTGGCCAGCCAGGCTAGTAGAACACAATGTTTTACTAGCCTGGGTCCAATATCTGTGCCGTGCGATATTTGAAAAGACAACATTTCACTAGCCAGGAGGCTAGTTGGGGAAATGTTCCACTAGCCAGGGCTTCTTGGGCTGCTTACCCTCCATCCCTGCCTTCACCTAACCTTAAGATAGCTCACATAGTAATTAAAGGATGTTTGTTATCACAAGAAATGTCTGTTGCTCCGTAACTAGTGGAAGCTGTGTTAGCTCACGTATGTTTCGCTAGAAGCCCCAATACAGAGCGTGTACTCACTGCAATACAGAGCAGGCGTGCTAACGGCTATCACTGGACCACGTGGACTTCAACCAGTGCTAGCTCTGATAGCCTAGCCTGTCTGTGTTACAGGACAAGAACCAGGTGACTGTTAGCCAGCTGTGTCTGGTGGACCTGGCAGGGAGCGAGCGCACCAGCAGGACTAAAGCAGAGGGCAGCCGCCTCCGGGAAGCAGGTAAGCTGACAACATGGGACCCATAGAAATATCATTTTTAACTTTTCTATTTTTATAACAGCACCACTGACCTAGCCTggataccagtctgtttagctaacattccactccttgtactccGTGTCATATGCCACATGTTTAGTATGACAGGAGTGTAATGATGACTGGTACCCACACTAGTACTGACCTACTGGTAGCTTCACAACATGCACCCATCTTTACCTGGCATCTCAACTCTTCCCCAGGCAACATCAACCAGTCCCTGATGACGTTACGCACCTGTATAGAAGTCCTCAGAGAGAACCAGATGTGTGGAACAAACAGGGttggtctttttttttttttttttgaatgacTCTTTTGTGTACTTGATGAACTGTAGACAAGATGAGTCAAGTGCTGATATTGCTGGCGTGATGTCATAAAGGAACACAGTAATACTGAGACTCTGTGTTTGTTCCAGATGGTTCCTTACAGAGACTCCAAAGTCACTCATCTGTTCAAGAACTATTTTGACGGGGAAGGGAAAGTCCGCATGGTTGTGTGTGTCAACCCGAAAGCCGACGACTACGAAGAAACCATGGTGAGGTGATTCGACACAACTCACTTCTGAATCATTTAACCAATGTTGATGTAGTGTAGTTGTTTTTGCTATAGTCATTAGATCCCCGAAACAGCCCTAAGAAACGTAAATATCAACAAGACAtaactgtgttgtgtgtgtgggtgggtgtgttcctTCAGTTGGTCATGCGCTTTGCAGAGTTGACCCAGGAGGTTGAGGTGGCGCGGCCGGTGGACAGGCCCATCTGCAGCCTGGCGGCAGGGCGGAGACACCGGAACCAGGCCTTCAGAGACGAGATGTCACGACGCCAGGAGGAGCGTCCCGGGGGACCCAgcaacacaggtacacacacataaTCACAGAGGTGTAtatttgcatatacagtggggagaacaagtatttgatacactgccgattttgcaggttttcctacttacaaagcatgtagaggtctgtaatttttatcatatgtacacttcaactgtgagagacggaatctaaaacaaaaatccagaaaatcacattgtatgatttttaagtaattaatttgcattttattgcatgagtaagtataagtatttgatcaccttccaaccagtaagaattccggctctcacagacctgttagtttttctttaagaagccctcctgttctccactcattacctgtattaactgcacctgtttgaactcgttacctgtataaaagacacctgtccacacactcaatcaaacagactccaacctctccacaatggccaagaccagagagctgtgtaaggacagctctctgtccccctgctcaagccagcgcatgtccaggcccgtctgaagtttgccaatgaccatctggatgattcagaggaggaatgggagaaggtcatgtggtctgatgagacaaaaatagagctttttggtctaaactccactcgccgtgtttggaggaagaagaaggatgagtacaaccccaagaacaccatcccaaccgtgaagcatggaggtggaaacatcattctttggggatgcttttctgcgaaggggacaggatgactgcaccgtattgaggggaggatggatggggccatgtattgcgagatcttggccaacaacctccttccctcagtaagagcattgaagatgggtcgtggctgcgtcttccagcatgacaacgacccgaaacacacagccagggcaactaaggagtggctccgtaagaagcatctcaaggtcctggagtggcctagccagtctccagacctgaacccaatagaaaatctttggagggagctgaaagtccgtattgcccagcgacagccccgaaacctgaaggatctggagaaggtctgtatggaggagtgggccaaaatccctgctgcagtgtgtgcaaacctggtcaagacctacaggaaacgtatgatctctgtaattgcaaacaggtttctgtaccaaatattaagttctgcttttctgatgtatcaaatacttatgtcatgcaataaaatgcaaattaattacttaaaaatcatacaatgtgattttctggatttttgttttagattccgtctctcacagttgaagtgtacctatgataaaaattacagacctctacatgctttgtaagtaggaaaacctgcaaaatcggcagtgtatcaaatacttgttctccccactgtatgcaactATGGGTAGAAATGTGGATGCAGTACGTACAACAGGGCTACAAAGCAGGAGGGTTCTCACATCTCATTTTAAAGCATCTGATTGTACATGGGTCCTGTTAGAAATCATGCATTTTTGCACATTTCCAACCTGAACACACGTACAATGTGACCAACACCTCAGCCATCAATAACGTAAAGCCAAGCTAATCTGTTCTCCTCTGATTTCCCAGAGGATGGCTCGGTGCTGAACCAGCTCCTGGACAGCCTGCCGGCCCTGCCTGCCTGTGAGTTGGTGGACCCCACCGACGAGCAGAGCCTGCCCCGCCTCATAGAGGTGCTGGAGAAGAGGCACCGCATTCGCCAGATGATCACTGAGCAGTACACCACAACTGGTATGGACCAAGCCACTATAGACCTATTAAGGGTGTTCTGTCACTACAGGaccttttttttcttctatttAATTGTTCTTATTTATCGGTATGTAgttctgttcttgtctattaatgttttgtgttgaccccaggaagagtagctgctgctttagcaACATCTaaaggggatcctaataaaataccaaggGCTTTAGAGATGCACATGTAGTCTACAATCATTTGAAATGTCATAGACGTCCTGTGTTTACATTCATGATTGTCTGAAGTTCATCTGGCTTTTTCTTTGGGCATGTTTTTCTGTAAGAAAATGTTTAGTTAATGTAAACATATTGTCTCCCTGAGAACTTTAGTGGACTGGAGTTAAGTTCCATTTGTGTCAATGGATTAATTTCCATTCCTTTTCCCCCTTTCCATCAGCCAACACACTGAAATCGATGCTCCAGGAGTTTGATGGCCACCTGATGGCCAAGGAGAACTTCATCCGTGAACAGCGGGGCAAACTGGGAGAGAAGGACAAGATCCTGGTCAACCAGAAGAATGAGATGGATCGGCTGGAGaagaaatccaaaatgctggaataCAAGGTGAAGTCTaaatcctccatctctctctctcctcctccatctctctctctcctcttccctacctcctatctctccatctcctctcctccgaACCATTTTTTAATACCATGGAAACCCATGCATTCATACATCTAATCAAACTCATTTCAAATCGAATCAAAGTTATCCCTAACTTTTTTTTAGGTTCCCAACACTTGCATATATTTTCTTATGTCTCCCCCCAGATTGACATTCTGCAGAAGACCACCAACATCTACGAGGAGGACAAGCGGTCGCTGCAGCAGGAGCTGGAGAGCCGTGAGCAGAGGCTGCAGCGTGAGCTGTCAGAGAGGAAGCGCATGGAGACACGCATGCAGGGCATGGTGACTGACACCAAGCACCAGTGGGAGAAGGAGTGTGTAAGTGGAGTGTTACACTCCTTCCCCTCagccctctttcactctctttcaatAGATCTGGGCACTAAGCTGCTAACTAACCCCAGACTGTGTGGGGGCACTAAGCTGCTAACTAACCCCAGACTGTGTGGGGTCACTAAGCTGTTAACTAACCCCAGACTTTGTGGGGGCACTAAGCTGTTAACTAACCCCAGACTGTGGGGGGGCACTAAGCTGTTAACTAAGCCCAGACTGTGTGGGGGCACTAAGCTGTTAACTAACCCCAGACTGTGTGGGGGCACTAAGCTGCTAACTAACCCCAGGTTGTAGATCATTAACATAGATGTCGCTAGGTGTGGTGGTTATTGTAGTTAAGTGCTACTTACGTTTTGGTGAAGTTGTGTAGTTTGTTAACATTGGTCTATGTTCAAATCAATCTTTCTCTTGCTACCTCAGGACCGTCGCGTGAACGCCAAGCAGCTGGAGATGCAGAACAAGCTGTGGGTGAAGGATGAGAAGCTGAAGCAGCTGAAGGCCATCGTATCAGAGAGCAACAGCAGCGCAACCTCAGAGCAGCAGcgtcccccaccacccccagaCAAGCCCCAGAGAACCTTCCGGGAGAAAGACCAGCTTCGCGCCCCTGAGAAGAAGAGATCTCCCTCGCCGCTGCCCGTGAGTTGTTACGCCCTGTCACTgcctctttctctatccctctatctctccgtcTATAAGTGATTGTGATTGTGATTGTAATTGATATTATTGTAATAGATATTGACTGACTGGAAATATTTTGATTGACCATTGTCTTGCATGGTGGGTTAAAGGTGTTAGTCTCTACTGTCTACTAAGCAGATGCTGCGTCATCAGACCACATGTACTATTACTCAGCTGTCTCCGTTACTGGCCACCTGCATGTGTTTGTCCGCCACTGCTTCATTCTACTGTCATTTGTGTGAACCTGGGGCCTGTTTAGAAGGGTGTAACTTTAGTGTTCAGATAGAAACATGTATGCTGTAGAACAGATATGATTGTCTGTCATGCAGAATGGGGAATCGTGTTGGCTCCATTTTTGTTAACATTTTATCTACAACGTTGTGAATACACTGTTGGAGATACCATGCTACAGCCTTCATATCATACTCCCCCAGGActcccagactccctccacctcctGCTACCACCACCAGGTCAGGACAGCTCAGGGcctccccctcccaccctcctcctcctccgctggTAGTCTCTCAGTAGCCTCCGTCATCTCTGAGTGGGAGCAGAGGTTCCCCATAGGTAGGGACCCCCCCGGGACCCCCGGCGCGTACGGAAGCGCGACCCCATACGGAAGCAACAGTGTGGGCCGCAGGAGAGGCCAGCGATGGGCCCCTGAGACAGAGGACCCGGGCCCCAGCCACACATACGGGCTAGACCTAGAATCAAACTCaagggttagtgtgtgttagaattTCACTCTAAGGGACTGGTTTCCCAGACAAAGATTAAGCATAGTCCTGGATTAAAAAACATGCTtttggcttaatctgtgtccaggaaatcAGGAGGTAAAGTTTAAGTAGATAGATCTTCCATGCTTGTAGACCCGTATAGAACTGCACGCTAGACCCGTATAGAACTGCACCCTAGAACCGTATAGAACTGCACGCTAGAACCGTATAGAACTGCACCTGTTGCTGCTTGCTTTGTATACTTACCTACTGTACATGTGGTAGATATTAGGGCCAGGCTGAAACCAGTatcgatactcgttagtatcgtggcgagggggaaaaaaacacaaaGCAGATTTGAACtcctttaggaaaacagccctaatgttggaaacaaacatcattatgttgtcatccagagtcacatgtatttattttccaagctatagcacacaatattttacttacagcaggtttttaaaggaccaaagaggtcggtctgcttcgtgttttcatttttgccatggaaacaaaattgcgatactggtatcatcacagTCCTAGTAGAGCTGTTCAGTAATTAGATCTGCTCTGCTTGTAGTCCTGTGGGCTTTCAtctctgtgtgggtgtgttcGTATGGGTGGTAGATGTACCGTAGCTAGTTCTGCCATGCATGTACACCCTTATATAATCATCCTGCATCATAACAGAAGTGCGTCAATAGCTGTTTGGTTGTACTACCATTGGTCTGTAATGGCCACCACAGGACTGATAACCAGGCTGTACTACCGTTGGTCTGTAATGGCCACCACAGGACTGATAACCAGGCTGTACTACCATTGGTCTGTAATGGCCACCACAGGACTGATAACCAGGCTGTACTACCGTTGGTCTGTAATGGCCACCACAGGACTGATAACCAGGCTGTACTACCATTGGTCTGTAATGGCCACCACAGGACTGATAACCAGGCTGTACTACCATTGGTCTGTAATGGCCACCACAGGACTGATAACCAGGCGGTACTACCATTGGTCTGTAATGGCCACCACAGGACTGATAACCAGGCTGTACTACCATTGGTCTGTAATGGCCACCACAGGACTGATAACCAGGCTGTACTACCATTGGTCTGTAATGGCCACCACAGGACTGATAACCAGGCTGTACTACCATTGGTCTGTAATGGCCACCACAGGACTGATAACCAGGCTGTACTACCATTGGTCTGTAATGGCCACCACAGGACTGATAACCAGGCTGTACTCTATCATCAACATTATCCCCTAGTGTAGGCTGTATTACATACAGTAGGGGAAATAACTAGCGTATTAAACATTTCAGCACGTGCACATACAATATTCGCAAATCTCCTCAGACtatttgtggaccccaggaagagtagctgctgcttcagcaacagctaatgggatcctaataaaaataCTAAATACAATAATactcttatttacatttacatttacgtcatttagcagacgctcttatccagagcgacttacaaataggtgcattcaccttatagccagtaatacaaccactttacaatgtttttttttattttttattttttatttttttttaggggtgggggtgggttggggtaagggggggtagaaggattactttatcctatcccaggtattccttaaagaggtggggtttcaaatgtctccggaaggtggtgagtgactccgctgtcctggcgtcgtgagggagcttgttccaccattggggtgccagagcagcgaacagttttgactgggctgagcgggaactatgcttccgcagaggaaggggagccagcaggccagaggtggatgaacgcaatgccctcgtttgggtgtagggactgatcagagcctgaaggtacggaggtgccgttcccctcacagctccataggcaagcaccatggtcttgtaacagatgcgagcttcaactggaagccagtggagtgtgcggaggagcggggtgacgtgagagaacttgggaaggttgaacaccaggcgggctgcggcattctggatgagttgtaggggtttaatggcacaggcagggagcccagccaacagcgagttgcagtaatccagacgggagatgacaagtgcctggattaggacctgtgccgcttcctgtgtaaggcagggtcgtactctcagaatgttgtagagcatgaacctacaggatcgggtcaccgccttgatgttagcagagaacgacagggtgttgtccagggtcacgccaaggctcttcgcactctgggaggaggacacaacggagttgtcaaccgtgatggcgagatcatggaacgggcagtccttccacgggaggaagagcagctccgtcttgccaaggttcagcttgaggtggtgatccgtcatccatactgatatgtctgccagacatgcagagatgcgattcgccacctggttatcagaagggggaaaggagaagattagttgtgtttcgtcagcgtagcaatgataggagaggccatgtgaggatatgacagagccaagtgacttggtgtatagcgagaataggagagggcctagaactgagccctgggggacaccagtggtgaga from Coregonus clupeaformis isolate EN_2021a chromosome 32, ASM2061545v1, whole genome shotgun sequence carries:
- the LOC121548172 gene encoding kinesin-like protein KIF23 isoform X2; protein product: MQRPAKGKTPRRPALKKTSHTQKDPVGVYCRIRPLGAADEECCIDMISSTTIQLHAPDGIKANRNGEYKETQYSFKKVFGIQTSQIELFEDVAKPLVDDLIHCKNGLLFTYGVTGSGKTFTMTGSPGEGGLLPRSLDMLFNSIGPLQAKRFVFRADDKNGMEIQGQVDALLERQKRESNQQSAVPKTPSSKQKPDPEFADMISPEEACKCEGVDEDSCYSVFVSYIEIYNNYIYDLLEEAPFDPIRPKRPGGVTPLRNPELIPPQSKILREDQNHNMYVSGCTEVEVKSTEEAFEVFWRGQKKRRIANTQLNRESSRSHSVFIVKLAQAPLDADGDHILQDKNQVTVSQLCLVDLAGSERTSRTKAEGSRLREAGNINQSLMTLRTCIEVLRENQMCGTNRMVPYRDSKVTHLFKNYFDGEGKVRMVVCVNPKADDYEETMLVMRFAELTQEVEVARPVDRPICSLAAGRRHRNQAFRDEMSRRQEERPGGPSNTEDGSVLNQLLDSLPALPACELVDPTDEQSLPRLIEVLEKRHRIRQMITEQYTTTANTLKSMLQEFDGHLMAKENFIREQRGKLGEKDKILVNQKNEMDRLEKKSKMLEYKIDILQKTTNIYEEDKRSLQQELESREQRLQRELSERKRMETRMQGMVTDTKHQWEKECDRRVNAKQLEMQNKLWVKDEKLKQLKAIVSESNSSATSEQQRPPPPPDKPQRTFREKDQLRAPEKKRSPSPLPTPSTSCYHHQVRTAQGLPLPPSSSSAGSLSVASVISEWEQRFPIGRDPPGTPGAYGSATPYGSNSVGRRRGQRWAPETEDPGPSHTYGLDLESNSRTTGTPIHPRHRRSHSAGGERWVDHKPPSNLDLNTVMQPIIPNAIKVSAASEKALSKCHKYVLTHQELASDGDIQTKLIKGDVFKTRGGGQAVQFTDIETLRQECPTASSRKRRSSGDGPGQHDGNKMDWNDRENRAPVASTSSGLGLQNGYQKRRK
- the LOC121548172 gene encoding kinesin-like protein KIF23 isoform X4, giving the protein MQRPAKGKTPRRPALKKTSHTQKDPVGVYCRIRPLGAADEECCIDMISSTTIQLHAPDGIKANRNGEYKETQYSFKKVFGIQTSQIELFEDVAKPLVDDLIHCKNGLLFTYGVTGSGKTFTMTGSPGEGGLLPRSLDMLFNSIGPLQAKRFVFRADDKNGMEIQGQVDALLERQKRESNQQSAVPKTPSSKQKPDPEFADMISPEEACKCEGVDEDSCYSVFVSYIEIYNNYIYDLLEEAPFDPIRPKRPGGVTPLRNPELIPPQSKILREDQNHNMYVSGCTEVEVKSTEEAFEVFWRGQKKRRIANTQLNRESSRSHSVFIVKLAQAPLDADGDHILQDKNQVTVSQLCLVDLAGSERTSRTKAEGSRLREAGNINQSLMTLRTCIEVLRENQMCGTNRMVPYRDSKVTHLFKNYFDGEGKVRMVVCVNPKADDYEETMLVMRFAELTQEVEVARPVDRPICSLAAGRRHRNQAFRDEMSRRQEERPGGPSNTEDGSVLNQLLDSLPALPACELVDPTDEQSLPRLIEVLEKRHRIRQMITEQYTTTANTLKSMLQEFDGHLMAKENFIREQRGKLGEKDKILVNQKNEMDRLEKKSKMLEYKIDILQKTTNIYEEDKRSLQQELESREQRLQRELSERKRMETRMQGMVTDTKHQWEKECDRRVNAKQLEMQNKLWVKDEKLKQLKAIVSESNSSATSEQQRPPPPPDKPQRTFREKDQLRAPEKKRSPSPLPDSQTPSTSCYHHQVRTAQGLPLPPSSSSAGSLSVASVISEWEQRFPIGRDPPGTPGAYGSATPYGSNSVGRRRGQRWAPETEDPGPSHTYGLDLESNSRGDVFKTRGGGQAVQFTDIETLRQECPTASSRKRRSSGDGPGQHDGNKMDWNDRENRAPVASTSSGLGLQNGYQKRRK
- the LOC121548172 gene encoding kinesin-like protein KIF23 isoform X1 — its product is MQRPAKGKTPRRPALKKTSHTQKDPVGVYCRIRPLGAADEECCIDMISSTTIQLHAPDGIKANRNGEYKETQYSFKKVFGIQTSQIELFEDVAKPLVDDLIHCKNGLLFTYGVTGSGKTFTMTGSPGEGGLLPRSLDMLFNSIGPLQAKRFVFRADDKNGMEIQGQVDALLERQKRESNQQSAVPKTPSSKQKPDPEFADMISPEEACKCEGVDEDSCYSVFVSYIEIYNNYIYDLLEEAPFDPIRPKRPGGVTPLRNPELIPPQSKILREDQNHNMYVSGCTEVEVKSTEEAFEVFWRGQKKRRIANTQLNRESSRSHSVFIVKLAQAPLDADGDHILQDKNQVTVSQLCLVDLAGSERTSRTKAEGSRLREAGNINQSLMTLRTCIEVLRENQMCGTNRMVPYRDSKVTHLFKNYFDGEGKVRMVVCVNPKADDYEETMLVMRFAELTQEVEVARPVDRPICSLAAGRRHRNQAFRDEMSRRQEERPGGPSNTEDGSVLNQLLDSLPALPACELVDPTDEQSLPRLIEVLEKRHRIRQMITEQYTTTANTLKSMLQEFDGHLMAKENFIREQRGKLGEKDKILVNQKNEMDRLEKKSKMLEYKIDILQKTTNIYEEDKRSLQQELESREQRLQRELSERKRMETRMQGMVTDTKHQWEKECDRRVNAKQLEMQNKLWVKDEKLKQLKAIVSESNSSATSEQQRPPPPPDKPQRTFREKDQLRAPEKKRSPSPLPDSQTPSTSCYHHQVRTAQGLPLPPSSSSAGSLSVASVISEWEQRFPIGRDPPGTPGAYGSATPYGSNSVGRRRGQRWAPETEDPGPSHTYGLDLESNSRTTGTPIHPRHRRSHSAGGERWVDHKPPSNLDLNTVMQPIIPNAIKVSAASEKALSKCHKYVLTHQELASDGDIQTKLIKGDVFKTRGGGQAVQFTDIETLRQECPTASSRKRRSSGDGPGQHDGNKMDWNDRENRAPVASTSSGLGLQNGYQKRRK